The sequence CTCCCCACACCACCCcaaaaaatgacattttttttggTACTTCTGGTATTGTTTTTCTTGACTCAAGGTTTTGGTGTCCATGGTATTGTAAAACTACTTTTTAATGTGCCTAATAAAATTGTACATGTATAAGGGATTGGAGTAATGAGTTACATAGACATTTTACAAGTACACAAAGGGCTACTAAAATGCTATCAAATTAAAGGAAGAAAGTGTCTTGCATATGTGTTCTTGTGTTTGAATATTATTATATACATGTGCCTCCTCATGATGCTAGAGTTTTTTTCTAACAAAGGTTTCTACATGTATATGTGATGTTGTGTTTATTTATAATAATTTGTCGATTTCTATTTGTTTCCGTATGTAATATCTGAATGAGTAATCTAATATTGCATTAGATAAGGGTGACTGTGAATGTCAATGTGTCGCTAGTACTGAATGTCACTAAGAAATTATAGACAGTCGTATAACGTCCTCCTAACTATTCCTAAAATAAAACaggaaaaaaaattcaatataAACTAAATCTGTAACATAAATTTGAAGTGGGCAGTACCTCAAGATGATCTCCGATGTTGATAACAAGAGCATCTGGGATGGACGGAATAGAAACCCATTCTCCACCCTTACGAACTTGAAGAGCTACccatggacacttgtcatcttgcaGCAATATGGTGATTCCAGATGCATCCGAGTGAGGACTTAACCCTAAAACCAGGTCTGGTCTTGGGCAAGGTGGGTAGTAATTCATCCTTACAGCCGCGCACAGTTCTCCAAAGCTTTCAACAAAACAACTTGGTCTTATCCCCAAACCTTGTGCTAACACACTTAGAAGCTTTTCTGCAAGTATTTTTGTCTCAAAAGCATAGTCCTGCATAGTCTCTCTGCATTACAAAATTTTCACACCATTAAGTTGCAATGCGTGCCAATATGCAGACCATTAAATATATGAGATTTGAATTCGAGAGCTGATTAACAGTAGAGTcacattaaaaaattgaaatagaacacaaaaaattggcATTGATTGAATGTATATGGCATGTAGCGCCAGTTTTGGTGGTCTTGGCATACAAGACAAACTGCAAAAAGGCATAGCCCCATGGAGTTTCATGATGGGGGACAGGGATGGGATCAAGAGTCTAAATTTGGGAGGGCAAAGGGAACTGCAGTGAGTCATTGTGGGGCGGTACTGATATATAAAttgaggtgaattgaaatcttTAAATAAAATCTATTGCAATAAATATGTAATGAAGAGAGGTGGTGGTACTTTGGGGACGTTTCCCATGGGAAAAAATATGATGTAATTGTTAGCATACCCAAATTTTTCATGGATTATGGGGAGGTACATATTGTTTTTTTTGGCATATCTAGATTTCTCAAATAAGTTGTGGATTCTTCTGTTTAGGTTATGGTGGGTTTCCCTTGaatctaaataaaaatatttatgaacTCTGTTCTATACCTGAAATTTGCAGGAGTTGTTGGCCACAGTTTCATGTCCCTAGATTCAACAGGAAGGGTGAACAAGAACAAGATATCAGCCCAGTCAAGGCGTTGTTCTTCAGAGGCCACAAATGCCTGGCCATATCCTTGATTATTTTGCATCTCATACTTGAGCTTCTCTTCTAGTGGAAGCTGAAAGAAGCTCTTCACTACACTCCTCATTCTTTCCATCAAAGACCCAGGAATTCCATGATTTACTACCTGCATATACAAACACCACAAATCACAAAATTAAAGCCAAACTGAAGTAGATCAAGACTCTATGAAGGTTTAAGCTGGTGGATCTTACTTGGAAGAATCCCCATTCTTGGGCTGCTAATGCAATCTTTTCCAATTCCTTTGGGTTGTCATGTAGAATTGACATGTCAATTACAGGGACAGAATCAGATTCGCATGTAGGGAGAAGAAGAGATGGTCTGTCCTGTTCAGATGCCACGTACTTTTCAGGCACTATATGGGGATCCTGTAATGCCAATTCTTGCACAATTGGAACTGAGAGGCTTACAGGCTTTCCTGTACTGAGATCAGTTATGCTCATGGCTTTGAACATTTTTCTAAAGCTTCAGGGCAACAGCAATGGCAATGTGAAAGGCTAAGCAAAGTGGTCTTTACATAGAATTTGTTACACAAAGTGAGATGTATACAGAGTCCAGTCGGATCTATCTGTACAATGGAGATGCAGATGGATGAAAAATGCTCTGGGTATCTGGCTTTTGGTATAATACCAAAGGAAAGAGCTTAAAAAAAAACTGTTCAAATTGGCCGGCCTTATCTGGGACTGAAAATACCAAGCAGACAATCGTGCGTTAAGAAGATTAATATACATTAAACAAATCTTTCCGGACATTTCAAGTTCGATACTTTCTGTCTTTAAAGCTTAAACTAAAAAGGGTCTTTATTGAACTCTGTCTTTTCTGGATAATACCTAACACGTGAAGTCCAGGAGATGATTTCTTACCAATGCTTAGAAACAGCTCTTCCAAGAAACCATGAGAATCAAAACCATGGACGGGATACCTGATTAGAAGTGGCATTGGCCAAGAAGATCAACCAAGCAAAGGATAACTCGTGAAAGAATTTTATCAAGAAGTTGAGATTGTAAAATTATTTCTTATACTAATCTATGAGAGAAGATGTAAAAAGAAAAACAATCAAAACTATTAATAGGAAATTATAAGatatataaaatacaaaatattcaaACATAGTGATTATCATGTAAAAACATTCTGAAATACGAATCAATTATATTACCATCAACAATATCAATGCTCAAGCATTTATAAAAGAAGTCACTAACATACAAATATAGAGTAAATCAAACAAAGTATATTGGAAACCACTATTAAACCTCAATCTCTAACATCCAATTAATAGATAAAGCAAAGCATGAAATCATGAGTGGTAAACCACAAACCATAGGCTAATACCATGACCTACAAATGGAACCCAA is a genomic window of Cryptomeria japonica chromosome 7, Sugi_1.0, whole genome shotgun sequence containing:
- the LOC131067116 gene encoding protein SRG1, with translation MFKAMSITDLSTGKPVSLSVPIVQELALQDPHIVPEKYVASEQDRPSLLLPTCESDSVPVIDMSILHDNPKELEKIALAAQEWGFFQVVNHGIPGSLMERMRSVVKSFFQLPLEEKLKYEMQNNQGYGQAFVASEEQRLDWADILFLFTLPVESRDMKLWPTTPANFRETMQDYAFETKILAEKLLSVLAQGLGIRPSCFVESFGELCAAVRMNYYPPCPRPDLVLGLSPHSDASGITILLQDDKCPWVALQVRKGGEWVSIPSIPDALVINIGDHLEVISNGRYKSVEHRAVTSTNKERTSIATFYNPHNKMEVRPVPELLDDYHPCLYRKTTVFEYAMHYLSDKLEGKKSIDFLKIHENN